The sequence below is a genomic window from Capra hircus breed San Clemente unplaced genomic scaffold, ASM170441v1, whole genome shotgun sequence.
GTGACGGTTCAGCTGGTAACAGATGGGCTCACGGCCCTGTAGACGGTTGGGTAGGAGTTCCTGGTCTCGcattccctggcttgggaagattcccgcgGTGGAGGTGAGGGGCTATGTTGGCGGAGAGGCGCGTTGGCAGGTCGTCTAGCTAGTCTGCCTGGAAAATCGCGGCATGGACAGAGGACGCGCGTtcgtgggctaccatccataagGGTGGCTGCAGAGTATATTATGGCAAGACGGGTCGAAGTTGGTGGGAGCGAGTTCTAGGAAGTTGAGTCAGCgcaagcacagcacagtactgtGGCCATGAGAAGCAGTTATTCTGGGGTATTAAATATTGGACTATGTGTGCCCTGTGCAGACAGTACATCCTGGCCAGCGTGTTATGTCGATCAGTATTGTGGACTCTGACTGGTCCGGCTACGCGGTGCTGTCCTGCCCCCCCCCTTCCCTCACCGCCCACACTGGCAGATTAGGCACTGAGTATTGATCGCCTGTGTGTCTGTAAAGTCTGCTATCTGttcatcttctcttgtgttggttgGCTGCTGTTTTTTTGATTACCACATATAAGTGAACAGGTTATGTCACGAATTTGTGTTGCTCGTGCCTTAGTTCAGGGTTCAATCAGCAATGCTTACCAGGCCCGCTCAGCTGTGGTTAATTCGGAATGAATGGTCAACATGGGTCATTGCTGGTTTTATTGGCTAGAGTAGATATCCCATTGTTTACTGTGTTTGTGTGGTAATGATTATGATAAACACACACGTTCTTCCTTAATCGTAGGCTCATTCGTTTTCTGTGCGTGGGAGTTGGCTAACTCGGTGATGGGGCTTCAAGGTTACTGGGTTTGTGCCGTATCTATGGATGCACTGTAAATAATGGCTGCTATGAACAGGATGGGGTGTGCATTAGTAGGTCATTTTTTGGAATTGAATAGTTTCATTTGGGTGAGGGATGTTATGATAGTCAATGGGGAGTGGAGGATTTGCTTGGGGTTATTCTGGGCTATTGGGGTATGGTGCTCGGCTGTTTTAGTGGTGTGGGCTAGGTGCTTCGTCACTTGCATGGCTGTGTTTGCAGTAAGGTCGGGAACAGGCATGGGGTGGGATTCGAGGTTGCCGTTGCTCTGTGTCGCTCACCGGAGCTTTTGTGTGGTGTTTTGCCTGTCGTGTCGGTTGGAGTGTAGAGAAGGACGTTTCTTGACAGGTGTCGAGGTGATACTTCATGtgatggttttggtttgcatttctctgatgtacCCGATTGCTTGAGGCAGAACTTTTCGGTCGCTAGCCCATCTGTACTGTCTCGCTTTGGGGAAACATGGTCTGTTCAGGTCCTCTAACCAGTTTTATTTATGTTATCTTAAGcataaaattctatttatttaattgggAGTCTAATTACTTTCCAGGTATTTTTGTACTTgggggttttgccatacatcgcaACAATGAATCGCCATGGCTTGGTATCACATTTATGCCACAGGGTGTGTCCCGTGTCATGAACCGGCCCTCTTTTTGCGTGGCGCACCGGGGTCCCTGCTCTAACCCACATGGGGGTGGCGGCTGGCGGCGCATCGGGGTCGTGGATCATCCCATGAGGGCAATAGCCCCGAGCGAGTGGTTGCCTGTCACTGAGACTGGCGTGATGTTTGTTTCACAATGATAgcttatacatgtttcaatgtccgATTGTCTGATCTCCCAAATCATCCGGCCGATCCATTTATTTGTATTAACCGTGAGGTCTTTGGCCATACTATGCGTCATGTGGGATTAGGGGTTCGCCGTGCACTGTGTTGGGGATAGACGTGCTCCAGGCGCGGGCGCGTGTGCAGGGGAAGGGGCGGGAGAGTCTAAACCACTGGGGAATTCTGAGGTGCGGGGCGCGGAGTTCCGCTACTGCCTTGGCATTTTTTAAGTCGGTTCCAGTTTGGGTATTTATTCATTGCAGATAGAGGGTTGGATTCgtgttttattgcttttattcaCTTTGAATGCGGCTCTCACTGGTGACATGTCAATTAGCAGGATTGAGTTTTCGTTGTGGCGACATTCAGGAGTACTGGGGGTGTTTGTCTTGTTTCAAGTTTTGTTTATGGTAAGTTCTCTGTTCCATACTGGAATAGACCTTTTCCCTTGTAAGCTAGGGTCccgttttgtgtatttttgcgaGTGTTCTTTACTTGCCGTTAGCGATTGGGGCGCAGAATCCCCGAAAAAGGTTAGCTGGGGCTAGAATATTATGTCAAAGAGTGTGTCGCACCGTTATGTGGCGCCTTCTGGTTCAGTTTTATTGGTTTCATGGTTATAAATTTAAATCTCTTAATCCATTTcgaggatttttgtttttttttaatatactgtttgtAAGAGAATGCTCTAGTTCCACTGGCTTTTGCATGTAGCTATTGCCAGTTCTTCCCAGCGATAGACTTATTGAAAGAGGCTTGTCTGTTCGCCCCTGTATGTCCTTAGCCGGGTGCCTTGGGGTTGTCCAGGTAGACTAGGTTTGGTGAGTGAGTAAAGCACGGTGGTTTATTTTCAGGGGCGCTCAGTCTATTGCGTTGGTGTCCTGCCATGGGGTTGGGTCTTTGGTGTTCTGTTTTTGTGCTTCTGAGATACTTATTGTTGAGGAGCGCGATTAGGTGCTTTGGTGACAGTGTTGGAGTGTACTGATAGGCCCGAGTCCATCGCCTCTGCCGGTTCTTTCTCAAGGGAATTGGTGTTTGGTGTCGTCAGGGTCGGTTTGAATGGTTGCTCGATTTCTTCAAATTTAGGAGTGATTTGTGAGTTCTAGGTGTTTGTGGAGAGAAATGCTGTGTGGTACTTGACTGAGAGGGATGAGCGCTTTGAAGTCTATAGATTAGCTTTGAAGCAGTATGGTGATTTTAACAGTATTCTTTCCAGTCCATGGTTTATATTCCCTTCGCATGGTATGGGATTTTCAGTTCATTTGCATCAGTGTCTATACAGTTTGTCTGAATATATAGTTCTTGTGTTCACCCTGCCTTGGTTAGATTACTTTCCTCAGctgtgttattattattgtaatgTGGTTTGTCCACACTGGGGGGACAACGATGGGATTCGTTGTTTTTCGCTAACAGGTGGGATCAAACGCGGAACTACACCTTTGCCGGCCAGCGTATGAAAGCTAGGAACGTCGCTTCAGGAGGCTCTGGACTGCCTGAGACCATCAGTAAAGTCTGACTTTACTGATTATTTGAGGTCCTCTTGTTCTTGAAtctgacgtcaataaggtttagTCAAGTGATTGGTTCATTTGGCGTTTTAAAGAATCAGGTTTTTAGTTTGATCTTTCTTAGTTTTTTTGGTTAGTCTAATATATTTGTCATTTATTGGTCTGTCTGCGCATAATGTTCATGTCATGGGGGGATGTGGACTTGCTTTCCGTGTGCGTGAGCAGGTTGGGATGGGTTTGTGTGGTGTGCCGTCCTTCTCTGGTAGGTTCCCGTCTGTTCTACAGTATAGGGATCGGAGCGTATTTGAATGGCTTGTTTTGTTTCTAAGATTAAACTTGCAATGCCTGTAAGAGCTTCTCTCTTTAGACCTTGCTTTCTCTCGTGCACCCCGTAGTCATGCGTTGTTTTATTTGATATGTGCCCTTTGGCGGTATCGACTTCAGAATGATGTTCCTTTTCTGATGAGAAAAGTTGATGGATGCATCATTACTGAACGATTCTTTTTTTCACTCGAGTAGGCAGATTTATAATAGcttgtaaaaaaaacaaaacacggaGGAGACAAGGATGGTGTCAAGGCAGGTGGCTTTCTCATTTATGTTGTCTAATTGATAAGAATCAGTTTGGGCCGAATCCGCTTGAGCCAGCTGAGTGGGATGGCTCGTGTATCTCTTTGAGAGATGTTTGTGTGGCAGGTTAGAGGGCAGGAGTTTCGCTGTAATGTGTTGAAGCAAGGTGGTGTTTGTCTAAAGCTCGCCCAGGGGTATTCTGTGCTACAGCCAGGACGGCCTCTCTCGCAGGTTGCTTTGGGCGAGGTACAGGGAAACCAGGGGCCTTCAAGCATGTGGCCAGGCCTTCGGGACGGCGCTTGGTGGAACCCTGGCCATGAGTGTgtttctttttgtgactggtgAGACAGGATGGCGCTGAGTAATTTGTTATTGGTGAATAGTGGAGGGGGTAGGGCTGGTCCAACGGTTGGGCTTACCTGGGCCGCACATTTCAGGGTCTGGAAGGCCAGGGGAAGGGAATGCCACCCCCAGACAGCACCATGGGGGTGTTGGCTTGGAGAACACCAAGCTGGGAGCTGACCAGTCACCTCGGTTAGTGGCCAGGGTCCTCACTAGTCTGTTAGAAGGACAGTGGTAACGGCCAGTGGTGTGCCTCTTTGGGGTGTGTGCACAAGTGCCTGTGTGAGTGTATACGTGTAtttgtttgtatatgtatgtgagtgtgggtgcacatgtgtgtgcgtaTGCATGATATGCATgactgggtgtgtctgtgtgtgtattcaggAGCTGACATAACTATCTCAAAGTCAGTTTTTTGACTATTACTAAATGCCTGCTGTAAAGGAAAATGTATCTTAAATCGAatattcctgggacttccctggtggtccagtggctaggattccGAGCTTCAAGGtccccaggttcaattcctggtcagggaactagatcccacatgccgcaactaagtcTTGGCATGGCACAGCTAAGGAGCCCACGGGCTCCCACTAAGACATGGCCCaggtaaataaataagtacaataTTACCTATTTACAGCCATAAGAGATGGTAGTATTTGGAGCCTAGGCTACTTTGGAAAAACCCAGGTTATCATCCCAGTGGTAACACTTAAGTGAAAAAGTGGGCCTCAGAGTGCATTATGACAGTGACTTTATCTAATAGGATCTCCATGAAGCCCACTTGGCTGTTTTTGACTTAAGACACCCATGTGCCCTGTGGAAACCGCGCTGAGCTTTATTTCTGTCTGCTTGGACTTAGAATCTCCTGGAAAAATCCACTCAGGAATGCGGGAGATAGGATGGAGAGAAACATACTCTGTTTCTAGGAGGGGACCTGCTCTGTCCTCCAAGGACACCATGTGgagcccagtgttcattgcaccTACCCTCCCATCACGTGACTTAGCCGGCTCACACTCTTGTGTCTTTTCCCAGGTcacacacttttcttttttattgttcttcCTCTCAAAGCTCAAGTAGATAACAGTTCCCTGCCCCACCTTGAAGCATGAATGTTCCAGCTTTGTTGAGTTTTAATGAAAGCACTTTACATGCTTGGATAAATAGTTTTACCATTGAGAGCTTAAGTGTGCAATACTgtcctatcaaaaaaaaaagtgtataccTTAgtcttaaaatactaaaaaatgcaAATCATTGTCTGAGCTTTCAGTGAGTGGCAGTCCTTTTGCAGTAGTAACGTGAACGATcatgagaaataatgaaaaaattctgaaatactgcaataacttaaaaaatgtgGCAGAGTGAACAGTGTTGGGGAAAATGGCACCTATAGGCTTGCTTGATTCAGAATTGCTACAAATCTTCAatttggggggcagggaggaagcaGTATCAGCAAAATGCAGTAAAATGAGGAATGCCTGTAATTTAATATTTGGGTTTTGCAAATATAATCTTATCTCTGAACTTGCCTTTTTAAGTTGAAGATCCTTCTCTTTTGATGGCCTTCCTCATGCTAGCAGTGCATAGCATGAATTATTTCATGCACTAAACTAGAGGCTCACGAACTCGTTCCGCAAGGGGCCAGGTAACACTTTCTAGCTGGTAGGCAGGTGTCTTTGGCAGCTGCTCAGCTCTGGGTTTGGAGCCCTGCACACAGCCATGACCGTGTTCCCCTCAAAGTCTATATTTATgagcactgaaatttgaatttcagatcatTTTTATGGGTCACATGGTACTCTTTGAATTCTGCCCTCTCCCCCCACTAGGAAACCTAAAAGCCATCCTTAGCTTTGTGGGCTGCAGTTTGCTATCCAGGATACTTCTGCACGCTGCGGACTTCCGCCCAGCCTGTGGGTATGGTCTCCAGGAATGTACTGCAGcgttgatgtttttctttttgggaaAAGGCATCCAGTGGATAGGACTCCGACCCTTTCAGCCTGCCTTGGAAAAGCTGCTCTTTGAAATGTGAAAAGTTAGATGCGGTGTGCTCACCTTCCCTGGGCTtcaccctggtgactcaggtggtaaagaatccacctgcgaatgcaggagatgcaggttcgatccctgggaccgGAAGAtcccccgggagaaggaaatggcaacccattctggtattcttgcctggagaatcccatgaacagaggagcctggcgggctacagtccatgggagttgcAAAGACTGGGACACAGTTGCGCAAACTCATATTCACCTTCCCGTCCAGGGATCTCCATCGGGGAAGAGTGTTTAGTGCAGGTGATGTCTGCACGGGGCAACTGCACCCATGTGCACCCTCTCCTCTTACCTTTCCCTACatatcagatcagatcagatcagtcgctcagtcgtgtccaactctttgcaaccccacgaatcgcagcatgccaggactccctgtccatcaccatctcctggagttcactcagtctcacgtccatcgagtccgtgatgccatccagccatctcatcctccgtcgtccccttttcctcctgcccctaatccctcccagcacctgagtcttttccaatgagttaactcttcccatgaggtggccaaagtactggaatttcagctttagcatcattccttccaaagaacacccaggactgatcttcagaatggactggttggatctccttgcagtccaagggaccctcaagagttccctccaacaccacagttcaaaagcatccattcttcggcactcagctttctgcacagtccaactctcgcatccatacatgaccactggaaaaaccatagccttgactagatggacctttgttggcaaagtagtatctctgcttttcaatatgctgtctaggttggtcataacttttcttccaaggagtatgcgtcttttaatttcatggctgcagaaaccatctgcagtgattttggagcccccaaaaataaaatctgatactgtttctactgttcccccatcttatttcccatgaagtgatgggaccagatgccatccatgatcttcattttctgaatgttgagctttaacgcagctactttgccaacaaagctctgtctagtcatggctatggtttttccagtggtcatgtatggatgcaagagttggactgtgaagaaagctgagcaccgaagaattgatgcttttgaactgcggtgttggagaagactcttgagagatccaatcagtccattctgaagggcatcagccctgggatttctttggaaggaatgatgctaaagctaaactccagtactttggccacctcatgtgaagagttgactcattggaaaaaactctgatgctgggagggattgggggcaggaggagaaggggtcaacagaggatgagatggctggatggcatcaccgacttgatggatgtgagtctgagtgaactctaggagttggtgatggacagcaaggcctagcatgctgcgatttatggggtcacagagtcagacatgactgagcgactgaactgaactgaactgaaagcccccCTCTGTTGCCTGTGGTTTCTTCTCCTTTCCTAGCTCCGCCTCCCAGGACCTGTCCAGCGGTGCCTGGGAGCCAGCAAACCTGCAGCGCACCTCGGACCTCTTCAGCTCGCTGGGGAGCGTCGACAGCCTGGACCCATCCTCCCAGCCTGACCCGTCGGGGGGCCTCTCAGCAGCCAAGTCCAGCAGAATAATCGACTGCCTGGGCGGTGCCAGCAAGCGGGACTCGGCATACGGCTCGTTCTCCACGTGCTCCAGCACCCCGGACCACACCCTGCCCAAGGTGGACACGTCCTCAGCCGAGAATATCTTCTACAAAGTGGGCCTGCGGGAGGCCTCCGCTGCAGCGGACAGCCGGCCGGGCCTGACGGCTGGCGACCCTCATGGCGCCGAGGAGCCCCTGGGGTGTTTCCCGCCCCGGGTCCCCGAGGATGGCCCCGAGCCTAAGCTAGCTGCTTGCGGGCGGTCCATTTCCGGGCCCGTCTGGTATGCTCCGGATAAGAGACGAGCCCCTCCGTCCCCTACCCTGCCGCCTTTCCGGCTCCGCCGCGACAGCTTCGCCGCCACCACGAGCCACGAGCAGACCCAGGGCCCTACGTTCTCAGCAGACGAGACCCCAGAGCAGCCCTTGCTGGGCCTGAGCCACGTGCAGCCCCACGGTGGCGACTGGAAGAGACCTGAACCCGCTGATCAGCCCTTGAGGCCGGCGCACGGGGGCGATGGCCAGAGAGCCGCGAGCTCGGGGTGCACGCCAGGGGCACATGTGGACTGTGGGTGGCTGGCCTGGGACAGCGGGGCCCAGGCCTTCCCGGGGGCCCCCAGCTGGCTGCAGGCTTCTCTCTCGAGCACCGACGTGCACCCCCCGGAGCCCTCGCCCACGTGCCAACAACCTCCCTGTTCGAGCGAGGAGGGCCCCTTCTTCCTCGAGGGCCCCTGGGCCCCCACGTGGCTCGGGGAGCCCCCCCCGGCTGACCGCCTCGCCGACGACAGCCCTGCTGCCGTTGTCGTTGGAGGGCTGCGCGCTGCAGACCAGAGGGGCGACTGCCGGGGCTACAGAGGGGGCCGCTACTACTGCGTGATGTCCAGACCCGGTCCCCAGTGGGGCGCACCAGCCCTCCAGCCCCGCTCCTACCCGTCCCTGCTGGAGGGCGCCCCGGGCGCACTGCAGAGAGGCAGGGTGGAGACGGTGGACAGGGCACCCGAGGACCCACCGGGGGCTGGCCTCCTGGACAAAGGCGGCAGGAAGAGGGTGGCGGGCAGCTTGGATGACGGGGGTGGCGAGATCTGCCCCCTGCAGACGCCCATGCTGCACTCTCCGAGCCGGGAAGGGGCGTGCCCGCCCGAGACCCGCCACGAGGACACGGCTCCAGCGCTGCCTGAGGCCCCGGCGGGCAAGCCCCTCCGGAGGAGCGACCTCTTCGCCACCACCCTGAGGAACGAGATCCAGCAGCGGCGAGCCAGGCTGCAGAAGAGCCGGAGCACGGCCACCTTTGCCAGCTCcgcggaggaggagggggaggcggAAGACGACGAGACTGAGGCGCGTGGTTCCCGGACGCAGCCAGTGGGTGCCCCGGAGACCACCTTGCCCAGCGGCACCTATAAGGACCACCTGAAGGAGGCGCAGGCCCGCGTCCTGAGGGCTACGTCGTTCCGCCGCCGCGAcctggagcccagcctggcgGACCCGGAGCCGGCCCCCCGCATCTGGGAGGGGGCCCCAGGTGCTGGGCCGCCCTTGTGCGCTGCCGGCAGCGGCAGCTGCAGCGCGCGCATCGGGAGCCGGAGGCGTTTCACTGCCGAGCAGAAACTGAAGCCCTACTCAGAGCCCGAGAAGATGAATGCGGTGGGGCTAACGGCGGACGAGCGACCCGCACCCCACGACGAGACGGTGCGCACCTTTGCCGACAGGTGGAAGTTTTTTGAGGAAACCAGCAAGCCCGTGGGCCCCCAGCCCGGGCCGAGGCCGGCGCGTTGTGGCTTCCCCAGGGAGATGCCGGAGATGCTGTGGACAGCGGGCCCTGGAAAAGACGGAAAGGTGGGGAGACCCATCCGGCCAGAGCGGCTCGGCACCTTTGCAGAGTATCAAGCCTCCTGGAGGGAACAGAGGAAAGTCCCGGAAGCCAGGAGTGGCGGGAGGTACCACTCCGCCGACAACATCCTCGACGTGGGTGTGGACCAGGAGGAGAGGCCGCAGTACGTCCACGAAAGGTCCCGGTCATCATCTTCCACAGACCTCTACAAGCAGGTAAGCATCCTGCAGGGGAGCAGATGCAACCCCGCCTGACCCCAAGGCACAAATGGGACACCCACGGAATAGCATGGCCTGGTGTCGTGGTGACTTGTGTCCTGATGTCCAAACGTTTCTGTGCACCGGGCTCAGCCAGTATAGCAGCTCCTGCGAGTGGTACCTGGGGCCCAGGTCCACAT
It includes:
- the LOC102189471 gene encoding LOW QUALITY PROTEIN: protein Shroom2 (The sequence of the model RefSeq protein was modified relative to this genomic sequence to represent the inferred CDS: deleted 2 bases in 2 codons), encoding SASQDLSSGAWEPANLQRTSDLFSSLGSVDSLDPSSQPDPSGGLSAAKSSRIIDCLGGASKRDSAYGSFSTCSSTPDHTLPKVDTSSAENIFYKVGLREASAAADSRPGLTAGDPHGAEEPLGCFPPRVPEDGPEPKLAACGRSISGPVWYAPDKRRAPPSPTLPPFRLRRDSFAATTSHEQTQGPTFSADETPEQPLLGLSHVQPHGGDWKRPEPADQPLRPAHGGDGQRAASSGCTPGAHVDCGWLAWDSGAQAFPGAPSWLQASLSSTDVHPPEPSPTCQQPPCSSEEGPFFLEGPWAPTWLGEPPPADRLADDSPAAVVVGGLRAADQRGDCRGYRGGRYYCVMSRPGPQWGAPALQPRSYPSLLEGAPGALQRGRVETVDRAPEDPPGAGLLDKGGRKRVAGSLDDGGGEICPLQTPMLHSPSREGACPPETRHEDTAPALPEAPAGKPLRRSDLFATTLRNEIQQRRARLQKSRSTATFASSAEEEGEAEDDETEARGSRTQPVGAPETTLPSGTYKDHLKEAQARVLRATSFRRRDLEPSLADPEPAPRIWEGAPGAGPPLCAAGSGSCSARIGSRRRFTAEQKLKPYSEPEKMNAVGLTADERPAPHDETVRTFADRWKFFEETSKPVGPQPGPRPARCGFPREMPEMLWTAGPGKDGKVGRPIRPERLGTFAEYQASWREQRKVPEARSGGRYHSADNILDVGVDQEERPQYVHERSRSSSSTDLYKQDASMEPRWQAGDPEEHTELSLVALAEDRGPTPRQADGQRAEDRPGATRDPWQTSEPLGSREGPELSLEARGRAGTLPRDYRYPELHTPLEPPTRGQKPRPLSTAPLARRPALQRPPPPKRELRPLQGGAPGRPRTSVASSEAVDTQSARRVEEPTAPLLPAPFRPLQTSTINTSRSPSPQFAPQKLTDRPPLLIQDENTARIERVMDNNTTVKMVPIKIVHSESQPEKESRQALARIPEPPPLPRGLEWDQIKTLSTSEQSYSRFCPYSRQSAEPQPPAGAPGLPAKEGRASPPALSYVKAKDRTAPDLKSEELAREIAGRDKSLADILDPGVRVRTTVDLMEGIFPRDEHLLEGTQQRRKLLPKAPSPRTVEERREETSLLAATPLATNSAYYSTSGPKAELLIKMKGLQEQQEPEEDSGSDLDHDLSVKKVGRPKSG